One genomic window of Desulfovibrio psychrotolerans includes the following:
- the alaS gene encoding alanine--tRNA ligase has product MITANEIRTRFLNYFKSKGHEVVSSSALIPNDDPTLLFTNAGMVQFKKTFLGQEKRGYVRATTSQKCLRVGGKHNDLENVGRTARHHTFFEMLGNFSFGDYFKKDAIRFAWEFITEDLKLPKDNLYITVYKDDDEAHALWQSEAGVPAERIFRLGEKDNFWSMGDTGPCGPCTEIHVDQGEHMTCGPDCGIGTCDCDRFLEIWNLVFMQFEQAADGTRTPLPNPSIDTGMGLERIAAVCQGVNSNYDSDLFQAIIGFTADMAGVRYRQQGDEVDTALRVIADHSRAIAFMIADGILPSNEGRGYVLRRLIRRAYRFGRLIGLTGTYLHKTALKIVDIMGDHYPELRDNAGFMARVVTEEEERFNKTLDKGLTLLEDELTALTAAGSTQVSGETAFRLYDTYGFPLDIVNDVAEKRGFVVDEAGFKAHMQEQKQRAKAAWKGGGKETLAARFQSLLEEGLCSEFTGYEHMQGEGRIAALMDAEADTAPSLPSGSKGYIVTNRTPFYGESGGQVGDPGSIISETGKARVVNTLKPSPELTVHEVEVTEGEILQDQSVRLEVTEDDRMASARNHTCTHLLHAALRRVLGDHVKQSGSLVGPDRLRFDFTHIAALTPEEILAIENDVNRAIMADTPLTTEEMAYDHAVAKGAIALFGEKYSSNVRVVSIEKESVELCGGTHLRSTGQAGSFFIISESGVAAGIRRIEAVTGWNALALAMQQRTELQEVAGLVKGKPGQVSARVQALQLEIRSLRKEMERMAAKAASGQGGDLMDNVAEVNGVKLLAAKVDAPNVNALRTLMDDVRSKLGSGIACLASEEDGGKVTLLVAVTKDLTERFKAGALIAAIAPEVGGKGGGRPDMAQAGGTNPAGIEAAFAKLRETISA; this is encoded by the coding sequence CCCCAATGACGACCCCACCCTGCTCTTCACCAACGCGGGCATGGTGCAGTTTAAAAAGACCTTTCTGGGGCAGGAAAAACGCGGCTATGTCCGCGCCACCACCTCGCAGAAATGCCTGCGCGTGGGCGGCAAGCACAACGATTTGGAAAACGTGGGCCGCACCGCGCGCCACCACACGTTTTTTGAAATGCTGGGCAACTTCAGCTTCGGCGACTATTTCAAGAAAGACGCCATCCGCTTCGCGTGGGAATTCATCACCGAAGATTTGAAACTGCCCAAGGATAATCTCTACATCACCGTCTATAAGGATGATGATGAAGCCCACGCCCTGTGGCAGTCCGAGGCAGGCGTGCCTGCCGAACGCATCTTCCGTCTGGGCGAAAAGGACAACTTCTGGTCCATGGGCGACACCGGCCCTTGCGGCCCCTGCACGGAAATACACGTGGACCAGGGTGAGCACATGACCTGTGGCCCTGATTGCGGAATCGGCACCTGCGACTGCGACCGTTTTCTCGAAATCTGGAACCTCGTGTTCATGCAGTTTGAGCAGGCTGCGGACGGCACCCGCACCCCCCTCCCCAACCCCTCCATTGATACGGGCATGGGACTGGAACGTATTGCGGCCGTCTGTCAGGGGGTAAACTCCAACTACGATTCCGACCTCTTTCAGGCCATTATCGGCTTCACCGCCGACATGGCGGGCGTACGCTACAGACAGCAGGGGGACGAAGTGGATACCGCCCTGCGCGTCATTGCGGACCACAGCCGCGCCATTGCTTTCATGATTGCCGACGGCATACTGCCTTCCAACGAGGGCCGGGGCTACGTGCTGCGCCGCCTCATCCGCCGCGCGTACCGTTTCGGCAGGCTCATCGGGCTTACCGGCACCTACCTGCACAAGACCGCGCTTAAGATCGTGGACATCATGGGCGACCATTATCCGGAACTGCGCGACAATGCCGGCTTCATGGCCCGCGTGGTGACAGAGGAAGAGGAGCGCTTCAACAAGACGCTGGACAAGGGCCTTACCCTGCTGGAAGACGAGCTCACTGCCCTTACCGCTGCAGGCTCCACGCAGGTTTCCGGCGAAACCGCCTTCCGGCTTTACGATACCTACGGTTTCCCTCTGGATATCGTGAATGACGTGGCGGAAAAGCGCGGCTTCGTCGTGGACGAGGCAGGCTTCAAAGCTCACATGCAGGAGCAGAAGCAGCGCGCCAAGGCTGCCTGGAAGGGCGGCGGAAAAGAAACCCTTGCGGCCCGTTTCCAGTCGCTGCTGGAAGAAGGCCTGTGCAGCGAGTTCACCGGCTATGAGCATATGCAGGGAGAAGGGCGCATAGCCGCCCTCATGGATGCGGAAGCAGACACTGCGCCCTCCCTGCCCTCCGGCAGCAAAGGCTATATCGTTACCAACCGCACGCCCTTTTACGGCGAGTCCGGCGGGCAGGTGGGCGACCCTGGCTCCATCATCTCCGAAACGGGCAAAGCACGGGTCGTCAACACCCTGAAGCCCAGCCCGGAACTTACCGTGCATGAAGTGGAGGTCACGGAGGGTGAAATCCTTCAGGACCAGTCCGTACGGCTTGAGGTGACGGAAGATGACCGCATGGCCTCCGCACGCAACCACACCTGCACCCACCTGCTGCATGCCGCCCTTCGCCGCGTGCTGGGCGATCACGTTAAGCAGTCCGGCTCACTGGTAGGCCCGGATCGTCTGCGCTTCGACTTCACGCACATTGCCGCGCTCACCCCGGAAGAGATTCTGGCCATTGAAAACGATGTGAACAGGGCCATCATGGCAGATACCCCTCTGACGACGGAAGAAATGGCCTATGACCATGCCGTTGCCAAGGGAGCCATCGCCTTGTTCGGTGAAAAATACTCCTCCAACGTGCGCGTGGTCTCCATAGAAAAAGAATCCGTGGAACTATGCGGTGGCACCCACCTGCGTTCCACCGGTCAGGCGGGCAGCTTTTTCATTATCTCTGAGAGCGGCGTTGCCGCAGGCATACGCCGCATAGAGGCCGTTACCGGCTGGAACGCCCTTGCGCTTGCCATGCAGCAGCGGACGGAATTGCAGGAGGTGGCAGGCCTTGTCAAAGGCAAGCCCGGTCAGGTCTCTGCGCGTGTACAGGCCCTGCAACTGGAAATTCGCAGCCTGCGCAAGGAAATGGAGCGCATGGCGGCCAAGGCCGCTTCCGGTCAGGGTGGCGACCTCATGGATAATGTTGCAGAGGTGAACGGCGTCAAGCTGCTCGCCGCCAAGGTGGATGCCCCCAACGTAAACGCCCTGCGAACGCTCATGGACGATGTGCGCTCCAAGCTGGGTTCGGGTATTGCCTGCCTTGCCTCTGAAGAAGATGGCGGCAAGGTGACCTTGCTGGTGGCTGTGACCAAGGACCTTACCGAACGCTTTAAGGCCGGTGCCCTGATTGCTGCCATCGCTCCCGAAGTAGGCGGCAAGGGTGGCGGCAGACCCGACATGGCGCAGGCAGGCGGCACCAACCCCGCCGGGATAGAAGCTGCCTTCGCCAAGCTGCGCGAAACCATCAGCGCCTGA
- a CDS encoding GAK system CofD-like protein, protein MIAEITETVPQGLEERPGHGPRIVFFSGGTALREVSRELVRFTHNALHLITPFDSGGSTAELRRHFSMPAVGDVRNRMTALADPERVPTGLVSLFAYRLDAGEPENVLRERLHGLCAGTDRLMLDLPVLVREVCARHFRYFAERMPDDFLLGGACLGNLLLTGGYLRAGNDLFPVLSLFSRLLRVRGQVAPIVTDDLHLAVELEDGVRLVGQHLFTGKGGPCINAPVRRMYLTDARPDDWHEGRWACSGKWRAGECRVVRPEVSEHLLERIRQADLICYPMGSFYSSVIAALLPRGVGRAISEADCPKIFVPNVGRDPEELGMGAQGRIRVLLDVLRADAGEVETHRLLTHVLLDEGQEVPSHRYPGLHVRRAPLLLPHSDGAHDAPHVARVLASLAWMG, encoded by the coding sequence ATGATTGCTGAAATCACGGAAACTGTGCCGCAGGGGCTGGAAGAACGCCCCGGTCATGGACCCCGCATTGTCTTCTTCAGCGGTGGAACGGCGTTGCGTGAAGTAAGCCGGGAACTTGTCCGGTTTACGCATAATGCCCTGCATCTGATAACCCCGTTCGATTCCGGCGGCAGCACAGCGGAGCTGCGCCGTCATTTTTCCATGCCCGCCGTGGGGGATGTGCGTAACCGCATGACGGCACTTGCGGACCCGGAACGGGTACCCACCGGGCTTGTTTCCCTTTTTGCGTATCGCCTTGATGCCGGTGAACCGGAGAATGTGCTGCGGGAGCGGCTGCATGGTCTTTGTGCCGGAACTGACCGGCTTATGCTGGATTTACCTGTCCTTGTAAGGGAGGTATGCGCACGACATTTCAGGTATTTCGCAGAACGAATGCCGGATGATTTTTTGCTTGGCGGGGCGTGTCTGGGGAACCTGCTGCTCACCGGCGGTTATTTGCGTGCCGGGAACGATCTGTTTCCGGTTCTTTCTCTTTTTTCACGGCTCCTGCGCGTGCGCGGGCAGGTTGCCCCCATTGTCACAGATGATTTACACCTCGCTGTAGAACTGGAAGATGGTGTGCGGCTTGTGGGGCAGCATCTCTTTACCGGCAAAGGAGGACCGTGCATCAACGCTCCGGTGCGGCGGATGTATTTGACGGATGCCCGCCCGGACGACTGGCATGAAGGCAGATGGGCATGCAGCGGCAAGTGGAGGGCGGGAGAGTGCAGGGTAGTTCGCCCGGAGGTGTCGGAACACCTGCTGGAACGCATCCGGCAGGCGGATCTTATCTGTTATCCCATGGGCAGTTTTTACTCCTCCGTCATAGCCGCGTTGCTTCCGCGCGGGGTGGGGCGCGCCATTTCGGAAGCCGATTGCCCCAAGATTTTTGTACCCAACGTCGGACGCGACCCGGAAGAACTGGGGATGGGTGCCCAAGGGCGTATCCGGGTGTTGCTGGACGTGCTGCGTGCTGATGCAGGGGAGGTGGAAACCCACAGGCTGCTCACGCATGTGCTGCTTGATGAGGGGCAGGAAGTACCTTCGCATCGGTATCCCGGACTGCATGTCCGCCGTGCCCCTTTGCTGCTGCCACATTCCGATGGAGCGCACGATGCGCCCCATGTGGCGCGGGTTCTGGCATCGTTGGCGTGGATGGGGTAG
- the phoU gene encoding phosphate signaling complex protein PhoU, giving the protein METHFHAQLDKMRLKVLEMAAYTQKAIEDACKALLERDGDLAQKVIDNDMQINLLECEIDDMSLRLLALDQPLAVDLRSIVGIMRVSVNLERVGDEAVNIAEKAMFLSTRPPLPFGGQLKELSDVALEMFRASIMAFREGDPDLARDICRWDSQCNALDVMVIKDLVNYMSKEAPAVERAVSTVLTSRSLERVGDLSTNIAEAVVFIVEGVSIKHRICR; this is encoded by the coding sequence ATGGAAACACATTTTCACGCACAACTGGATAAGATGCGCCTTAAGGTGCTGGAAATGGCCGCCTACACACAGAAGGCCATTGAAGACGCATGCAAGGCACTGCTGGAGCGCGACGGAGACCTTGCGCAGAAGGTGATCGACAACGATATGCAGATTAATCTGCTTGAATGCGAGATTGACGACATGAGCCTGCGGCTGCTCGCGCTGGATCAGCCGTTGGCGGTGGATCTGCGGTCCATCGTGGGCATTATGCGGGTTTCCGTCAATCTGGAGCGTGTGGGTGACGAGGCCGTGAACATTGCCGAAAAAGCCATGTTTCTGTCGACGCGTCCTCCGCTGCCCTTTGGCGGACAGCTGAAGGAACTGAGCGATGTGGCTCTGGAAATGTTCCGCGCCTCCATCATGGCGTTCCGTGAGGGGGATCCCGACCTTGCCCGCGACATCTGCCGCTGGGACAGCCAGTGCAACGCGCTGGACGTAATGGTCATTAAGGATCTGGTCAACTACATGAGTAAAGAAGCCCCTGCTGTGGAACGGGCTGTGAGCACCGTTCTCACTTCCCGCAGCCTTGAGCGGGTGGGCGATCTTTCCACTAATATTGCCGAAGCGGTTGTGTTTATTGTGGAAGGGGTGAGCATTAAACACCGTATATGCAGATAG
- the pstB gene encoding phosphate ABC transporter ATP-binding protein PstB codes for MKMHSKGLNFYYGDFQALYDVNLDFRKNQVTALIGPSGCGKSTFIRCLNRMNDLITTSRVEGEILLEDMNIYDPKVDVVELRRRVGMVFQKPNPFPKSIFENVAYGLRVNGVKDKTFLEERVEESLRSAALWDEVKDRMQTSALGLSGGQQQRLCIARALAVEPEVVLMDEPASALDPIATQKIEELIHILKRNYTIIIVTHSMQQAARVSDITAFFYMGRLIEVGDTEMMFTRPGNKQTEDYITGRFG; via the coding sequence ATGAAAATGCATTCCAAGGGACTGAATTTTTACTACGGTGATTTTCAGGCCCTGTATGACGTGAATCTGGATTTCAGGAAAAATCAGGTAACGGCGCTGATCGGGCCTTCCGGTTGCGGAAAATCCACCTTTATCCGTTGTCTGAACAGAATGAATGATCTCATCACCACCTCCCGCGTGGAAGGTGAGATTTTGCTGGAAGACATGAACATTTATGACCCTAAGGTGGACGTGGTGGAGCTGCGCCGCCGGGTGGGCATGGTGTTTCAGAAGCCCAACCCTTTTCCCAAGAGTATTTTCGAAAACGTGGCATATGGATTGCGCGTGAACGGAGTGAAGGATAAGACCTTTCTTGAGGAAAGGGTGGAAGAGAGCCTGCGCAGCGCGGCACTGTGGGATGAAGTGAAGGACAGGATGCAAACCTCGGCACTGGGGCTTTCCGGCGGGCAGCAGCAACGGCTGTGCATAGCGCGAGCCCTTGCCGTGGAGCCCGAGGTGGTGTTGATGGACGAACCAGCCTCCGCGCTGGATCCCATTGCCACCCAGAAAATTGAAGAGCTTATTCACATTCTCAAGCGGAATTATACCATCATTATCGTAACCCACAGCATGCAGCAGGCAGCCCGCGTTTCGGACATTACCGCCTTTTTCTACATGGGCCGCCTCATTGAAGTGGGTGATACGGAAATGATGTTCACCCGTCCCGGAAACAAGCAGACGGAAGACTACATAACTGGCCGGTTCGGCTAG
- a CDS encoding response regulator yields the protein MTKEKILVVEDDEDILQLLTFTFESAGFDVRTASNGRDGLARAMDFRPDLIVLDLMLPGMSGLEVCKELRRLPEVASTPVIMLTARGEEVDRIVGLELGADDYLVKPFSPRELVLRIHAILRRTLGVEDTAQRAHLRMDGLIIDTDAHRVEIDGEEALLTATEFKLLTELLKNKGRVRTRDQLLNTVWGYEFEGYARTVDTHVRRLRQKIGDYAAYIETIRGVGYRFKE from the coding sequence ATGACGAAAGAGAAGATTCTCGTTGTTGAGGATGACGAAGACATTCTGCAACTGCTCACCTTCACCTTTGAATCCGCCGGATTTGATGTCCGCACGGCTTCAAACGGGCGCGATGGTCTGGCGCGGGCTATGGATTTCCGTCCGGACCTTATTGTGCTGGACCTGATGCTGCCCGGCATGAGCGGTTTGGAGGTGTGCAAAGAGTTGCGGCGCCTGCCGGAGGTTGCCTCCACTCCCGTGATCATGCTTACCGCACGGGGCGAGGAAGTGGACCGCATTGTCGGTCTGGAGCTTGGCGCGGATGATTATCTGGTTAAGCCTTTCAGCCCTCGCGAACTGGTTTTGCGCATTCATGCCATTCTGCGTCGCACGCTGGGCGTGGAAGATACGGCGCAACGCGCCCACCTGCGCATGGATGGCCTGATCATTGATACTGACGCGCACAGGGTGGAAATTGACGGAGAGGAAGCGCTGCTTACCGCAACCGAATTCAAGCTGTTGACGGAACTGCTCAAGAACAAGGGACGGGTGCGGACCCGGGACCAACTGCTGAACACTGTTTGGGGATATGAATTTGAAGGGTACGCCCGCACCGTGGACACACACGTCCGCCGTTTGCGCCAGAAAATTGGTGACTATGCGGCGTACATAGAGACCATCCGGGGAGTCGGCTACCGGTTCAAGGAATAG
- a CDS encoding 3'-5' exonuclease, protein MKNIPEEYKRKITKEEINELPLHRYEGRVEVVRTDEELAVAIARMRQENLLGFDTETRPTFRKGKLNLPSLVQFACSDVVFLIQLNWLPLTDSLKDLLSDSSIIKTGVAVRDDIKDLQRLSHFEDAGVMDLGEVARAVGLETHGLRNLAANLLGYRISKGAQCSNWASRELTAQQIQYAATDAWISREIHLRMEALGFIKELVAA, encoded by the coding sequence ATGAAGAACATTCCAGAAGAATATAAACGCAAAATTACCAAAGAAGAGATAAACGAACTTCCCCTGCACCGATATGAGGGCAGGGTGGAGGTTGTCCGTACTGATGAGGAGCTTGCGGTGGCCATTGCCCGCATGCGTCAGGAAAACCTGCTCGGATTTGATACGGAAACACGGCCCACCTTTCGCAAAGGGAAGCTGAACCTCCCGTCGCTGGTGCAGTTTGCGTGCAGCGATGTTGTTTTTCTTATCCAACTGAACTGGTTGCCCCTTACGGACAGTCTGAAAGACTTGCTTTCCGATTCTTCCATTATCAAGACCGGGGTGGCAGTGCGGGATGACATAAAGGATTTGCAGCGTCTTTCGCACTTTGAGGACGCTGGCGTAATGGACCTTGGAGAGGTGGCGCGGGCTGTGGGGTTGGAAACGCACGGCTTGCGCAATCTGGCTGCCAACTTGCTTGGATACCGCATTTCCAAAGGTGCACAGTGTTCCAACTGGGCCAGCCGTGAACTGACCGCGCAGCAAATTCAATATGCCGCCACAGATGCGTGGATAAGCAGAGAAATTCATTTGCGCATGGAAGCATTGGGATTTATTAAGGAACTTGTTGCTGCGTAA
- a CDS encoding 4Fe-4S binding protein: MNSEQLADSSKERPVSSTFRPVQEAPSHTPMRYGLAVPLLGILLLGAHTLRTGDVWLTSFVVTIFCLALTRQGWARLVTAAVLFGASLLWVRTGISLVHMRMMMGQDWLRLAAIMGGVSLFSLTGAGMLLSAPARARYMRHAATAVPQAAAFMVCALLLLVSRDQATRVTLLLSDRFFPGSGMLQIVLMSIYAAVVCGLLLDNRKARRVRAATWAFFSAVFFGQLALGLAGVERLLMTGTLHMPVPALVIAGPLFRGDGFFMLILFSVSVLLVGPAWCSHLCYIGAWDDRLSRVRKGAPAPLPAWAGTVRAGIAVTVFGTALGLRLAGASLGLALALAAAFGLAGVAVMMACSSRAGTMAHCSAFCPLGLAGNLLSAVSPWRLRINDRCTRCGACTRVCRYNALAPCQVEKGRPALSCSLCRDCTTVCAHGAMELTFFRASPAFSKRLFVVLVSSLHAVFLAVARI; this comes from the coding sequence ATGAACAGTGAACAGCTCGCGGATTCGTCCAAAGAACGTCCGGTTTCGTCCACATTTCGTCCAGTTCAAGAAGCACCTTCTCATACCCCTATGCGGTATGGACTGGCAGTGCCGCTGTTGGGTATTCTCCTGCTGGGAGCCCATACGTTACGCACGGGTGATGTGTGGCTAACATCCTTTGTGGTAACGATTTTTTGCCTTGCCCTCACCCGTCAGGGCTGGGCACGGCTGGTCACTGCCGCAGTTTTATTCGGGGCCAGCCTGCTCTGGGTGCGCACCGGTATCTCCCTGGTGCACATGCGCATGATGATGGGCCAGGACTGGCTGCGGCTGGCCGCTATTATGGGCGGAGTGTCGCTGTTTTCGCTCACCGGAGCCGGCATGCTTCTTTCCGCTCCGGCCCGCGCGCGGTACATGCGGCATGCGGCGACTGCCGTTCCGCAGGCGGCAGCATTCATGGTGTGCGCCTTGCTTCTTCTCGTCAGTCGTGATCAGGCAACCCGTGTAACCCTGCTGCTTTCCGACAGATTTTTCCCCGGCAGCGGCATGCTGCAGATTGTCCTCATGTCCATATACGCCGCCGTGGTGTGCGGCCTGCTTCTGGATAATCGCAAGGCCCGCCGCGTAAGGGCGGCCACCTGGGCCTTCTTTTCTGCCGTGTTTTTCGGGCAGCTTGCGCTGGGACTTGCGGGAGTCGAACGGCTGCTCATGACGGGTACTCTGCACATGCCTGTTCCTGCACTGGTCATTGCCGGTCCCCTGTTCCGGGGTGACGGATTCTTTATGCTCATCCTCTTTTCGGTATCGGTTCTGCTGGTGGGACCCGCATGGTGCAGCCATCTTTGCTACATCGGCGCATGGGATGACAGGCTGAGCAGGGTGCGCAAAGGGGCTCCCGCTCCGCTGCCCGCATGGGCAGGAACCGTCCGTGCAGGCATTGCCGTGACAGTGTTCGGTACGGCTTTGGGGTTAAGACTGGCTGGCGCGTCTCTGGGGCTTGCTCTGGCACTGGCGGCGGCGTTCGGTCTGGCGGGAGTGGCGGTGATGATGGCCTGCAGCTCCCGTGCTGGAACCATGGCGCACTGTTCAGCCTTCTGCCCGCTGGGGCTGGCAGGCAACCTGCTCTCTGCCGTGAGCCCGTGGCGGCTGCGCATTAATGACCGTTGTACAAGATGTGGTGCCTGTACACGTGTATGCCGGTACAATGCGCTTGCACCCTGCCAGGTGGAAAAAGGTCGGCCTGCTCTCTCCTGTTCGCTGTGCAGAGACTGCACCACCGTGTGTGCTCATGGTGCCATGGAGCTTACCTTTTTTCGTGCTTCTCCTGCGTTTTCCAAGCGCCTGTTTGTGGTGCTGGTTTCTTCGCTGCACGCCGTATTTCTTGCCGTGGCCCGCATTTAA
- a CDS encoding 4Fe-4S binding protein produces MSAPSTPHEMTVCRGVQAQTNCRFAMPVPESLAVQLEQCLAQSGWAQFLHGAVTGPVLHHHTFRVALAACPNGCSRPHVADVGIIRAITPELDTSLCTRCGLCARVCPDKVMTMHAHGPVCDHARCMRCGICVDKCPERALHARESGYRIVLGGKLGRHPRLATELPGVFDGEQAVALVSGCVNLYMRHYRKGLRFGTLVEELGDSVQDALERP; encoded by the coding sequence ATGTCTGCCCCCTCAACACCCCATGAAATGACCGTCTGCCGAGGCGTTCAGGCGCAGACCAACTGCCGGTTCGCCATGCCGGTACCGGAATCCCTTGCCGTGCAACTGGAACAGTGTCTGGCGCAGAGCGGCTGGGCGCAGTTTCTGCATGGTGCCGTAACCGGGCCTGTGCTGCACCATCATACCTTCCGGGTGGCGCTGGCAGCCTGTCCTAACGGATGCTCACGCCCCCATGTGGCCGATGTCGGCATCATCCGCGCCATTACGCCTGAACTGGATACTTCCCTCTGCACCCGTTGCGGCCTGTGTGCACGCGTCTGCCCGGACAAGGTCATGACCATGCACGCGCATGGCCCGGTATGCGACCATGCACGCTGTATGCGCTGCGGGATTTGCGTGGACAAGTGCCCGGAGCGGGCGTTGCATGCAAGGGAATCCGGCTACAGGATAGTGCTTGGCGGCAAGCTGGGCAGGCACCCCCGGCTGGCAACGGAATTGCCCGGCGTGTTTGACGGGGAGCAGGCCGTAGCCCTTGTGAGCGGCTGCGTCAATTTGTACATGCGGCACTACCGGAAAGGGTTGCGCTTCGGCACCCTCGTGGAGGAATTGGGCGATTCCGTACAGGACGCACTGGAGCGGCCATGA
- the mnmE gene encoding tRNA uridine-5-carboxymethylaminomethyl(34) synthesis GTPase MnmE has protein sequence MQHLHSSYSGDTIAAIATPLGQGGIGIVRISGPQAGTLARRLFRSSSRTFRDFRPRVLHYGMVTDAQGEPLDHVLAVFMPGPHTFTGEDVAEFHCHGGPAIVTAVLEAALACGARSADAGEFTKRAFLNGRMDLTQAEAVAEMIAAPVKGGIRLARAKLDGELGRRIAALRQRLEMVRMKLCVAVDFPEEDVECLSPQEFLDDVEHVRHSLQSLLRNYDRARCWREGVLVVLAGQVNAGKSSLMNALLGRTRAIVTDIPGTTRDFLEEQLSFNGLPVRLVDTAGLRESGDIVEQEGVRISRDLAAQADLVLLVVDARLGPGSAEKELVAAVGAERVLLVLNKFDLLDSPEWDERDEKDNRAGDTAAPLSGCAQVRVSAREGRGLDALVEAARAHILERMGGGEPAAGDVAPNLRQSMALRDAEEELRALREDIGSGVPYDILGVRLETACAMLSEITGETTPDDILNSIFSSFCIGK, from the coding sequence ATGCAACATCTTCATTCATCGTACAGCGGAGACACCATTGCCGCCATAGCCACTCCTCTGGGACAAGGCGGCATAGGCATTGTCCGCATCAGCGGGCCGCAGGCGGGCACCTTGGCCCGCCGCCTGTTCAGGTCTTCATCGCGCACGTTCAGGGACTTCAGGCCCCGTGTCCTGCATTACGGTATGGTCACGGACGCGCAGGGAGAACCTCTGGACCACGTTCTGGCCGTGTTCATGCCCGGGCCACACACCTTCACCGGGGAAGATGTGGCAGAATTCCACTGTCACGGCGGCCCCGCCATTGTTACCGCCGTGCTGGAGGCTGCCCTCGCGTGCGGTGCTCGTTCAGCCGATGCTGGCGAGTTTACCAAGCGGGCCTTTCTGAACGGGCGCATGGACCTTACACAGGCGGAAGCTGTGGCCGAAATGATCGCCGCTCCCGTGAAAGGCGGGATACGCCTTGCAAGGGCTAAACTGGACGGAGAACTGGGCAGACGCATAGCCGCCCTGCGGCAACGGCTGGAGATGGTGCGCATGAAGCTGTGCGTGGCTGTGGATTTTCCCGAAGAAGACGTGGAGTGCCTCAGCCCGCAGGAATTTCTGGATGATGTGGAGCACGTACGCCATTCCTTGCAGTCCCTGCTGCGCAATTACGATCGTGCCCGTTGCTGGCGCGAGGGCGTGCTGGTGGTTCTGGCGGGGCAGGTGAACGCCGGTAAGTCCAGCCTCATGAACGCCCTGTTGGGGCGTACCCGTGCCATTGTAACGGATATCCCCGGCACCACCCGCGACTTTCTCGAAGAGCAACTCAGCTTCAACGGCCTGCCCGTGCGTCTGGTGGATACGGCGGGGCTTCGCGAGTCCGGCGACATTGTGGAACAGGAGGGGGTGCGGATAAGCCGCGACCTTGCGGCACAGGCCGACCTCGTGCTGCTGGTGGTGGACGCGCGTCTCGGACCCGGTTCTGCGGAGAAGGAGCTTGTGGCTGCCGTGGGGGCAGAAAGAGTGCTGCTTGTGCTGAATAAGTTCGATCTGCTTGATTCCCCTGAATGGGATGAAAGGGATGAAAAGGACAACAGAGCAGGGGATACTGCCGCGCCCCTGTCCGGCTGTGCGCAGGTGCGTGTTTCCGCCCGCGAGGGCAGAGGGCTGGATGCGCTTGTGGAAGCAGCGCGTGCTCATATACTGGAAAGAATGGGCGGCGGCGAGCCTGCTGCGGGTGATGTGGCCCCCAACCTGAGGCAAAGCATGGCGCTGCGGGATGCGGAGGAGGAGCTGCGCGCCCTGCGGGAAGACATCGGGAGCGGCGTCCCGTACGATATTCTGGGAGTACGGCTGGAAACAGCCTGCGCCATGCTCTCGGAAATAACGGGCGAAACCACGCCGGACGATATTCTGAACAGCATTTTTTCCAGCTTCTGCATCGGCAAGTAG